One Neodiprion pinetum isolate iyNeoPine1 chromosome 1, iyNeoPine1.2, whole genome shotgun sequence genomic window carries:
- the LOC124210652 gene encoding uncharacterized protein isoform X3 yields MPRLRVPKSLRKAALDGLAAYFADYVDQLCVNRALSDVRQAIVLIKEYTHPCLPPRLYNEVCRKFLAKFLWIQRNRNKTHSASHNRAALEVLMDLDIVGLQCVGEIMKYFDPADAGRFQRLSVLKLHHVWNHIGPKSLENFDLRNLIELHVTFLCVDRDLEVVGANCPKLLVLHIEESRRVTDNGLKALRPCSELRVLCVAGCQVTDTGINELLSTNKKIIEFNMGRHAIYSAEESFDVLSRPRSLVCPFMKRFSIKCHSITDEHLHAIVELFPNLSYLRINGEIKGDLCTLKRLDKLIVLNFIVSRYNYQLPMDNMNELLTSIGKNIIMLNLKQLTQAGLNFICKVCVNIEHLTFHYPKYSPPRPMVVPSFRKLKMFECIIHPEYTGDSRILEFSTMPELRHLRCYDEVLSRGEFMESLELILFDHKRFPNLKTVFASGINAAICERMNQAAKQKNINFFIQPY; encoded by the coding sequence ATGCCGAGATTGAGAGTACCGAAATCTTTGCGGAAAGCAGCCTTGGACGGCCTTGCAGCTTATTTCGCAGATTACGTTGACCAGCTATGCGTAAACCGGGCGTTGAGTGACGTACGCCAAGCCATCGTTCTGATCAAGGAATACACGCATCCTTGTCTGCCACCAAGACTGTACAATGAGGTCTGCAGGAAATTCCTGGCTAAGTTTTTGTGGATCCAGCGAAATCGGAATAAAACTCACTCTGCGAGCCATAACAGAGCTGCACTGGAAGTATTAATGGACCTAGATATTGTCGGACTGCAATGTGTCGGTGagataatgaaatatttcgatCCTGCGGACGCGGGCAGGTTTCAAAGGCTGAGCGTACTGAAGCTGCATCACGTGTGGAACCATATCGGACCGAAGAGCCTAGAAAACTTTGACTTGCGAAATCTTATCGAACTCCATGTAACCTTTTTGTGTGTCGACCGTGACCTCGAGGTCGTTGGAGCGAACTGTCCAAAGTTGCTCGTTCTGCATATCGAGGAATCTAGACGCGTTACTGACAATGGATTGAAAGCCCTTCGTCCGTGCTCCGAGTTGCGCGTCCTTTGTGTCGCCGGGTGTCAAGTGACCGATACGGGGATAAATGAACTGCTTTctacgaacaaaaaaattatcgaattcaACATGGGGCGCCACGCGATTTATTCCGCCGAGGAGAGCTTTGACGTATTGTCGAGGCCCAGATCGTTAGTCTGTCCCTTCATGAAACGATTCTCCATAAAATGCCACTCGATTACGGACGAGCATCTGCACGCTATCGTAGAGCTGTTCCCAAATTTGAGTTATCTTCGCATCAACGGTGAAATCAAAGGCGATCTCTGCACGTTAAAGCGACTCGATAAACTCATAGTGCTCAATTTTATTGTCAGTAGATACAATTATCAATTGCCGATGGACAATATGAACGAGCTTTTGACGAGCATTGGGAAAAATATCATCATGTTGAACTTGAAGCAGCTCACCCAAGccggtttgaattttatatGCAAAGTCTGCGTGAATATCGAGCACTTGACATTTCATTATCCAAAATATTCACCCCCACGTCCAATGGTAGTGCCTTCGtttcggaaattgaaaatgttcgAATGTATCATTCATCCTGAATATACAGGTGATTCGCGTATCCTGGAATTTTCCACAATGCCGGAACTTAGACATCTTCGTTGCTACGACGAAGTTCTCAGTCGCGGTGAGTTCATGGAATCCCTAGAGCTCATTCTTTTCGACCACAAAAGGTTTCCAAACTTGAAGACAGTTTTTGCAAGCGGAATTAATGCCGCAATCTGCGAACGGATGAATCAGgctgcaaaacaaaaaaacattaaCTTCTTTATTCAACCGTATTAA
- the LOC124210652 gene encoding uncharacterized protein isoform X2: MPRLKEPTPLRKAAYGRLVTHFVNYFDRLSIDCRLSDIRRSVAQIKGYVYPSLPPSLYNEVCSEFLHKFLWIQRDRYENRPGCHNRAALEVLMDIDIVGLHCGAEIMKNVDHEDAHRFRRLSILKLDHPWTNVGTKSLGNFELQDLTELHYSYLCVDRDLEVIGTTCPKLLLLDIEGAKSVTDRGLRALQPCSELRILSIVGCKVSDNGVNQLLNVNEKITEFNVGLHTFPRQRRTFDVLSRPKTLVCPYMRRFSIKSDSITNAQLLAIVELFPNLTHLRINGEIEGNLSTLNRLKELEELNFVISKYDYYLPMENVNELLASIGKNITMLNLMELKQEELDFLYKLCVNIEFLTFCRVKYLSPNSLIVPSFKKLKTLKYSFAYSGQQILEFSRMPKLEDLYFFPITKPNYHLIQMIAALMLDDEKFPNLESVYAPAVADGVRESINQRAAERNINFFFQPSTPSY; this comes from the coding sequence ATGCCGAGATTGAAAGAACCGACTCCTCTGCGGAAAGCAGCCTATGGGCGCCTGGTAACACATTTCGTAAATTACTTTGACCGATTAAGCATCGACTGCAGGTTAAGTGATATACGCCGAAGCGTTGCTCAGATCAAAGGTTACGTGTATCCTTCCCTGCCACCGAGTCTATACAACGAGGTCTGCTCGGAATTCCTGCACAAATTCCTCTGGATCCAGCGGGATCGATACGAAAATCGTCCCGGTTGCCACAACAGAGCTGCACTCGAAGTATTAATGGACATCGATATCGTCGGATTGCATTGTGGCGCCGAGATAATGAAGAACGTCGATCACGAAGACGCGCACAGGTTTCGAAGGCTGAGCATACTGAAGCTGGATCACCCGTGGACGAACGTCGGAACCAAGAGCCTTGGAAACTTTGAGTTGCAAGATCTTACCGAGCTCCATTACTCCTATCTGTGCGTCGACCGTGACCTCGAGGTCATCGGAACGACCTGCCCAAAGTTGTTGCTTCTGGACATCGAGGGAGCCAAAAGCGTTACCGACAGAGGATTGAGAGCCCTTCAGCCCTGCTCCGAGTTGCGCATCCTTTCTATTGTCGGGTGCAAAGTGTCCGATAACGGGGTGAACCAATTGCTCAACGTTAACGAGAAAATTACCGAGTTCAACGTCGGGCTTCACACCTTTCCTCGGCAGAGGCGGACCTTCGACGTCTTATCTAGGCCCAAAACGTTGGTCTGTCCCTACATGAGGCGATTCTCCATAAAATCCGACTCGATTACGAACGCGCAACTGCTCGCTATCGTAGAGCTGTTCCCCAATTTGACTCATCTTCGGATCAACGGTGAAATCGAAGGCAATCTCAGCACGTTAAATCGGCTCAAGGAACTCGAGGAGCTCAATTTTGTCATCAGTAAATACGATTATTACTTGCCGATGGAGAACGTCAACGAGCTTTTGGCGAGCATTGGGAAAAATATCACCATGTTGAACTTGATGGAGCTGAAGCAAGAAGAATTGGACTTCTTATACAAACTCTGCGTGAATATTGAGTTCTTGACATTTTGCCGTGTGAAATATTTGTCCCCTAATTCGTTGATAGTACCTTCGtttaaaaaactgaaaacgTTGAAATATTCTTTTGCTTATTCCGGCCAGCAAATACTGGAATTTTCTAGAATGCCCAAACTTGAAGatctttatttctttcccATAACTAAACCTAACTATCATTTGATCCAAATGATCGCGGCACTTATGTTAGATGACGAAAAGTTTCCGAACTTGGAGTCCGTTTACGCTCCCGCAGTTGCTGACGGAGTCCGCGAATCCATAAATCAGCGTGCGGCGGAAagaaacattaattttttttttcaaccttcaaCACCGTCGTACTAG
- the LOC124210652 gene encoding uncharacterized protein isoform X5 produces the protein MPKPKQPSSLKSISFEAMVAHFVDRCDRLSIDGVSRRLRRQISLIKHHLHPRLLSNLFAEFCSVFLEEFYRVGINRSELRPDGHNRAVLEVMMDLEIPGLKCGGDILRFLDLRDSHRFRGLRKLDLDGFWDHGPRTLAKFRLQDLAELCYPRNCTDLDLEVVGQRCPKLQVLDVAGSVKVTDRGLRALSSCPDLRVLDLYCCRVTDDGVNELLSTHRKIEEFNVGEVIQ, from the exons ATGCCTAAACCGAAGCAGCCATCCTCGCTGAAGAGCATCAGCTTCGAGGCCATGGTCGCTCATTTTGTGGATCGCTGCGACCGGCTCAGCATCGATGGTGTTTCGCGCAGACTGCGCCGACAGATTTCTCTGATCAAACATCACCTGCATCCTCGCCTACTGTCGAACCTGTTCGCAGAGTTCTGCTCCGTATTCCTGGAGGAGTTTTACCGGGTCGGTATCAACCGTTCCGAGCTTCGTCCAGACGGACACAACAGAGCCGTCCTGGAAGTGATGATGGACCTGGAAATTCCCGGACTCAAATGCGGCGGCGATATCCTGCGGTTCCTGGATCTCCGGGATTCCCACCGTTTTCGGGGACTCAGGAAACTGGATCTGGACGGGTTCTGGGACCACGGACCCAGGACGCTGGCCAAATTCCGGCTTCAGGATCTCGCGGAGCTTTGCTACCCGCGGAATTGCACCGACCTTGATCTCGAGGTCGTTGGACAGCGTTGTCCGAAGCTTCAGGTGCTGGACGTTGCTGGATCGGTAAAGGTTACCGACAGAGGACTTCGGGCGTTGAGTTCCTGCCCGGATCTCCGCGTTCTCGATCTTTACTGCTGTCGCGTGACCGACGACGGTGTCAACGAGCTGCTCTCGACGCATCGGAAAATCGAGGAGTTCAACGTTG GCGAAGTGATTCAATGA
- the LOC124210652 gene encoding uncharacterized protein isoform X6 has translation MPKPKQPSSLKSISFEAMVAHFVDRCDRLSIDGVSRRLRRQISLIKHHLHPRLLSNLFAEFCSVFLEEFYRVGINRSELRPDGHNRAVLEVMMDLEIPGLKCGGDILRFLDLRDSHRFRGLRKLDLDGFWDHGPRTLAKFRLQDLAELCYPRNCTDLDLEVVGQRCPKLQVLDVAGSVKVTDRGLRALSSCPDLRVLDLYCCRVTDDGVNELLSTHRKIEEFNAK, from the exons ATGCCTAAACCGAAGCAGCCATCCTCGCTGAAGAGCATCAGCTTCGAGGCCATGGTCGCTCATTTTGTGGATCGCTGCGACCGGCTCAGCATCGATGGTGTTTCGCGCAGACTGCGCCGACAGATTTCTCTGATCAAACATCACCTGCATCCTCGCCTACTGTCGAACCTGTTCGCAGAGTTCTGCTCCGTATTCCTGGAGGAGTTTTACCGGGTCGGTATCAACCGTTCCGAGCTTCGTCCAGACGGACACAACAGAGCCGTCCTGGAAGTGATGATGGACCTGGAAATTCCCGGACTCAAATGCGGCGGCGATATCCTGCGGTTCCTGGATCTCCGGGATTCCCACCGTTTTCGGGGACTCAGGAAACTGGATCTGGACGGGTTCTGGGACCACGGACCCAGGACGCTGGCCAAATTCCGGCTTCAGGATCTCGCGGAGCTTTGCTACCCGCGGAATTGCACCGACCTTGATCTCGAGGTCGTTGGACAGCGTTGTCCGAAGCTTCAGGTGCTGGACGTTGCTGGATCGGTAAAGGTTACCGACAGAGGACTTCGGGCGTTGAGTTCCTGCCCGGATCTCCGCGTTCTCGATCTTTACTGCTGTCGCGTGACCGACGACGGTGTCAACGAGCTGCTCTCGACGCATCGGAAAATCGAGGAGTTCAAC GCGAAGTGA
- the LOC124210656 gene encoding uncharacterized protein, translated as MPKVKQPASLEQITFDFLVDYFVDLCNRLSCKGDVPQLRRTVALIKELLFPWLPPSRRLLAEFCAKFVEKFREREKKYRGPRPESHVAAALEMIMDVDLTGLRCGYHTMRCMNEHDASRIRGLEKLDITMYGNKGMSSFRLQNLTELYCHYHFNDSYLAIVGSQCLKLRVLDIRNSSRVTDEGLRALRPCSELRVFHFYGHKISAAGTNELLSSNQKIKEFNVNYNILSRPTSQVCPAMQKFCFQTTFVDETHFRAAAALFPNLTDIQIDCKVSGDLRELRAIKNLTGLNFYCWNAVSMENLRQLLAIIGENILHLKVITESSRTFVSRTDLQYIYNICKNIQSLEFEYKPLTKIDTLRIPPFSKLKTLKMKKAWKIHDMYVTLQLQQMVELEVLEVYGFGLMNRTVESIMCNHVNFPKLRLVRTSSIHTDNLIRLNRIAKEKNLDFTVQAEIGAFYSQF; from the coding sequence ATGCCTAAAGTCAAGCAACCAGCCTCGCTCGAGCAAATTACCTTCGACTTTTTGGTCGATTACTTCGTGGATCTGTGCAATCGACTAAGCTGCAAAGGGGACGTGCCTCAACTTCGTCGAACCGTTGCGCTGATCAAAGAGTTGCTCTTCCCTTGGCTGCCGCCGAGTCGACGCCTGCTAGCAGAGTTTTGTGCGAAATTCGTGGAAAAGTTTCGCGAACGTGAGAAAAAGTATCGCGGACCCCGGCCAGAAAGCCACGTTGCAGCGGCTCTGGAAATGATCATGGACGTAGATCTTACCGGACTCCGGTGTGGCTATCACACCATGCGTTGTATGAACGAACACGATGCCAGTAGAATCCGAGGCTTGGAGAAATTGGACATAACGATGTACGGGAATAAGGGCATGAGCAGTTTTCGCTTGCAGAACCTCACCGAATTGTATTGCCATTATCATTTCAACGACAGTTATCTCGCGATTGTGGGATCGCAATGCTTAAAGTTACGCGTATTGGACATCAGAAACTCTTCGCGTGTCACTGACGAAGGATTGCGCGCCTTACGTCCGTGCTCCGAATTACGCGTCTTTCATTTTTACGGTCACAAGATTTCTGCCGCTGGCACAAACGAACTGTTGTCGTCGAACCAGAAGATCAAGGAGTTTAatgttaattataatatattgtcACGCCCGACGTCGCAAGTCTGTCCCGCGATGCAAAAATTTTGCTTTCAAACAACCTTCGTCGACGAAACGCATTTTCGTGCAGCCGCCGCTCTCTTTCCAAATTTGACTGATATTCAAATCGACTGTAAAGTCAGTGGTGATCTGCGCGAATTGAGGGCCATCAAGAATCTTACGGGACTTAACTTCTATTGCTGGAATGCCGTTTCCATGGAGAATCTTAGGCAACTCCTGGCGATcattggtgaaaatattttacacttGAAAGTGATAACTGAATCATCTCGAACCTTCGTGTCGAGAACCGACTtgcaatacatatataatatctgCAAGAATATTCAAAGCTTGGAATTCGAATATAAACCACTTACCAAAATTGACACGTTAAGGATACCGCcgttttcgaaattgaaaactttgaagatgaaaaaagcTTGGAAGATTCACGACATGTATGTGACGCTACAATTACAGCAAATGGTGGAGCTCGAGGTTCTGGAGGTTTATGGCTTTGGTTTAATGAATCGAACCGTTGAATCGATCATGTGTAATCACGTGAATTTTCCCAAGTTGAGATTAGTTCGAACCTCAAGCATTCATACCGATAATCTCATTCGGTTAAATCGAATAGCGAAAGAGAAAAACCTCGATTTTACAGTTCAAGCTGAAATTGGTGCCTTTTATAGTCAATTCTGA
- the LOC124210654 gene encoding uncharacterized protein: MPKRKEPALLQDIAFDLMVSHCVDYCLRTSCHLDSKKLRECIAKIKMQLFPLLPPNLSLVEDFCIKFFEMFKLSCWERSAMHRESYIAKALEIMMDVKIRNLRCSHAYLNYLDCNDLHRFRGLESLEIHTFPSYDVSGILEYFCLENLLELYLPQQCNNNDLAIIGSHCPLLQVLDVSNSPDVDDYGLQALKPCSDLRVLDFCFWRVSNVGVNDLLSAHPKLEELNVRKTVRLRMCVGLDFDVLSRPLTMVCPSMKRYCVRFKPITNEVLRALITLFPNLTYLRIYGQVEGDLRLLQKLKMLSALDFSGGVSHPSTNNLRELLTIIGANISSLDMKNLYCVGVFLTQDDMNFLYESCKNVEYLTFVYERSSCGEKLVVPPFPKLKELDVEAKRFNNNRFPSHAAIEFGVLKQLETLRFENFGPIAKITESIMFDHVRFPNLKKVLCEEADEDGMRKINKIAKDNNLDFTMECQPWPSTYWDRLGFMSTGWILH, translated from the exons ATGCCCAAACGCAAGGAGCCAGCTCTTCTGCAGGATATAGCGTTTGATTTAATGGTATCTCATTGCGTGGATTATTGCCTAAGGACCAGCTGCCATCTAGATTCAAAAAAACTCCGTGAATGCATTgccaaaataaaaatgcagcTGTTTCCTCTGCTGCCGCCAAACCTTTCTCTGGTCGAGGATttctgtataaaatttttcgaaatgttTAAACTCTCTTGCTGGGAAAGATCGGCGATGCATCGGGAGAGCTATATCGCAAAAGCATTGGAAATCATGATGGACGTGAAAATTCGTAATCTGCGATGTAGCCACGCATACCTAAATTACTTGGACTGCAATGATCTTCACCGATTCCGGGGACTAGAGTCATTGGAAATCCATACCTTTCCTTCGTACGACGTGTCTGGAATACTGGAATATTTTTGCTTGGAAAATCTCCTTGAACTTTACCTTCCACAGCAGTGCAACAACAACGACCTTGCCATCATTGGCTCGCATTGTCCGCTGTTACAAGTGCTGGACGTTAGTAACTCGCCGGATGTTGACGACTACGGATTGCAAGCCCTGAAGCCATGCTCAGATTTACGAGTCCTTGATTTTTGTTTCTGGAGAGTGTCAAATGTTGGCGTGAATGATCTGCTCTCGGCACATCCGAAGCTCGAGGAGTTGAATGTGCGCAAAACTGTCCGCCTACGCATGTGTGTGGGGTTGGACTTCGACGTTTTGTCGCGTCCACTGACGATGGTGTGTCCATCTATGAAACGCTATTGCGTCAGATTCAAGCCAATAACGAACGAAGTTTTACGCGCTCTCATTACTCTTTTCCCCAATTTGACATATCTCAGAATTTACGGTCAAGTCGAAGGCGATTTGCGCCTCTTACAGAAACTCAAAATGCTCAGTGCGCTTGATTTCAGTGGGGGTGTGAGCCATCCCAGTACAAACAATCTCAGGGAACTGTTGACGATCATAGGTGCAAATATTTCTTCGTTAGACATGAAGAACTTGTATTGTGTTGGCGTGTTTTTGACGCAGGACGACATGAACTTTCTTTACGAATCTTgcaaaaatgttgaatatcTGACGTTCGTTTACGAACGCAGCAGTTGTGGGGAAAAATTAGTAGTGCCACCTTTCCCGAAGTTGAAAGAACTCGATGTAGAGGCAAAAAGATTCAACAATAACCGATTTCCCAGTCACGCCGCAATAGAATTTGGTGTATTGAAACAGCTTGAAACTCTAAGGTTCGAAAACTTTGGGCCGATTGCGAAAATAACGGAATCTATCATGTTCGATCACGTGAGATTTCCAAATTTGAAGAAGGTTCTATGCGAGGAAGCCGACGAAGATGGCATGAGGAAGATAAACAAAATCGCAAAAGATAACAACCTTGATTTCACAATGGAGTGTCAGCCTTG GCCGAGCACGTATTGGGACAGATTGGGATTTATGAGCACTGGGTGGATACTGCATTAG